The following are encoded together in the Populus trichocarpa isolate Nisqually-1 chromosome 5, P.trichocarpa_v4.1, whole genome shotgun sequence genome:
- the LOC112323277 gene encoding vicilin-like seed storage protein At2g18540 translates to MEGFAFSDASSAVRKKRSNTSRRPRNESHAPSGYIDVSSLSSTPPSETNMMKNEDGGFGESDEASNNGSFRGSSERRRSGVDSRRLSQGVLAPANWKSTSSSLGHVGGFSDGVGNESKVKKVKLKVGGITRTITAKSASDGASAVAVGSSSSKSSRFPDPRQKTVEENLDNNHSLTSGKGSGLQGVPWKDFSRSGLNDGKSDGLRGENLSSKQTDQSEPVRKSKRLPKKRLLDGVLDDGAEDDDEIQFLEKVKTSKISTNYGAGFEDEEGGSRKQRKILRVLKRNVDGLNDVDAGVHGPTRFGKEGKKSKSGRVSEDTDYVEDEDLGSDGDPTAKRKKPRKELADLSADSKKERTVTTRQRALQTGKDVSSGFASLIEFPNGLPPAPPKKQKEKLSEVEQQLKRAEALQRRRMQVEKANRESEAEAIRKILGQDSTRKKREDKLKKRQEEMAQEKATNAMVLASDHVRWVMGPAGTTVTFPTEMGLPSIFDSKPCSYPPPREKCAAPSCTNPYKYRDSKSKLPLCSLHCYKTIHEKMQPLTAC, encoded by the exons ATGGAGGGTTTTGCGTTTAGTGATGCAAGCAGTGCTGTCAGGAAGAAGAGGAGTAATACATCCCGTCGACCACGGAATGAATCGCATGCACCTTCAGGTTACATTGATGTTTCATCCTTATCATCCACACCACCTTCAGAAACT AATATGATGAAGAATGAAGATGGAGGATTTGGAGAATCCGATGAAGCTTCCAATAATGGTTCTTTTCGAGGAAGCAGTGAGCGAAGGCGCAGTGGAGTTGATTCTAGAAGGTTGAGCCAAGGTGTCCTTGCCCCAGCTAATTGGAAAAGCACAAGTAGTAGCTTGGGCCATGTTGGAGGTTTTTCAGATGGAGTAGGAAATGAAAGTAAAGTAAAAAAAGTTAAGCTAAAAGTTGGTGGTATCACACGTACTATTACTGCAAAGTCTGCATCTGATGGTGCATCTGCTGTTGCTGTtgggtcttcttcttcaaaatcttCTCGCTTCCCAGATCCCCGGCAGAAGACAGTTGAG GAGAATTTGGACAACAACCATTCCCTTACTTCAGGTAAGGGAAGTGGTTTGCAAGGAGTCCCATGGAAGGATTTCTCTAGAAGTGGTCTAAATGATGGGAAATCAGATGGTTTGAGAGGTGAGAATCTGTCTTCAAAGCAAACTGATCAGTCTGAGCCAGTTCGTAAGAGTAAGCGGCTCCCTAAGAAACGCCTATTAGATGGAGTTCTTGACGATGGAGCTGAGGATGATGATGAGATTCAGTTCCTTGAAAAAGTCAAGACATCGAAGATCAGCACTAATTATGGTGCAGGGTTTGAAGATGAAGAGGGAGGAAGCAGGAAACAGCGGAAGATATTGAGAGTATTGAAGAGAAATGTTGATGGTCTGAATGATGTAGATGCTGGAGTTCATGGCCCAACTAGGTTTGGCAAGGAGGGTAAGAAATCTAAATCAGGGAGAGTATCTGAAGATACTGATTATGTGGAAGATGAAGATCTGGGCTCGGATGGTGACCCTACAGCGAAGAGGAAGAAGCCAAGAAAAGAGTTAGCTGATCTATCAGCAGACTCTAAGAAGGAAAGGACAGTCACTACCCGTCAACGAGCACTTCAAACTGGCAAAGATGTCTCCTCTGGTTTTGCTAGTTTGATAGAGTTCCCAAATGGGTTACCTCCAGCTCCTCCTAAAA AGCAAAAGGAGAAACTCTCTGAAGTGGAGCAGCAATTGAAGAGAGCTGAGGCTCTTCAAAGACGTAGGATGCAAGTTGAAAAGGCAAATAGGGAATCTGAG GCGGAGGCAATAAGAAAAATACTGGGCCAAGATTCCACTAGGAAGAAGCGTGAAGATAAACTGAAGAAACGACAAGAAGAAATGGCACAG GAGAAAGCTACAAACGCCATGGTACTTGCATCAGACCATGTTAGGTGGGTCATGGGTCCAGCAGGAACAACTGTAACATTCCCCACTGAAATGGGCTTGCCAAGTATATTCGACTCCAAGCCTTGCAG TTACCCTCCTCCCCGGGAGAAATGTGCTGCTCCATCTTGTACAAATCCATACAAGTATCGGGATTCCAAGTCAAAACTACCCCTTTGTAGTCTCCATTGCTACAAGACGATTCATGAGAAGATGCAACCTCTTACTGCTTGTTAG
- the LOC18096056 gene encoding receptor-like protein 15 isoform X3, whose translation MKISLAGFGTLSSKLRKLRALDLSYNKFYSDSILSCLTGFSSLKSLDLSWNTLTGSANFYGFQNHLAGLNVLSSRLKKLENLHLRGNQYNDSIFSSLIGFSSLKSLDLSYNMLTGSTSINGTFFNSTTLEELYLDGSSLPLNFLHNIGVLPALKVLSAGECDLNGTLLAQGLCGLKSLEQLFLSENNLEGSLPDCFKNLSSLQLLDVSRNQFTGNIASSPLTNLLSLEFISLSNNHFQVPISMKPFMNHSSLRFFFSDNNRLVTEPMSFHDLIPKFQLVFFSLSKSSSEALNVETPSFLYNQHDLRVLDLSQNSFIGMFPSWLLKNNTRLEQLFLNENSFFGALQLQDHPNPDMTAIDISNNNMHGEIPKNICLIFSNMWTLRMAKNGLTGCIPSCLGNISSLGVLDLSNNQLSMVELEQFITLTFLKLSNNNLGGQLPASMVNSSRLNYLYLSDNNFWGQISDFPSPIRTMWHVLDLSNNQFSSMLPRWFVNLTQIFAIDLSKNHFNGPIPVEFCKLDELTYLDLSENNLFDSIPSCFNPPHITYVHLSKNRLSGPLTYGFYNSSSLVTLDLRDNNFTGSISNWIGNLSSLSVLLLRANNFDGEFLVQLCLLEQLSILDVSQNQLSGPLPSCLGNLSFKESYEKASVDFGFHFGSTPIEKAYYEFNQTRALLGSSYIPITTEEVIEFTAKSMYYGYKGKILSFMSGIDLSSNKFSGAIPPELGNLSELLALNLSHNNLTGSIPATFSNLKQIESLDLSYNNLDGVIPHKLYEITTLEVFSVAHNNLSGETPERKYQFGTFDESSYEGNPFLCGPPLQNNCSEEESPSLPMPNDEQEDDGFIDMNFFYISLGVGYIVVVMGIAAVLYINPYWRRGWFNFIDYCIDTCFNFLLASFCKVSNFRR comes from the exons ATGAAG attTCTCTTGCAGGCTTCGGAACCCTATCATCAAAACTGAGGAAACTGCGTGCCCTTGACCTCagttataataaattttatagtgaCAGCATTTTATCATGTTTGACTGGGTTTTCATCTCTCAAGTCTTTAGATTTGTCATGGAATACGTTGACAGGATCGGCTAACTTTTATG GCTTTCAAAATCATCTTGCAGGTCTCAACGTCTTGTCATCAAGGTTGAAGAAACTGGAGAACCTTCACCTGAGAGGGAATCAATACAATGATAGCATTTTTTCATCTCTAATAGGATTTTCATCTCTAAAGTCTTTAGATTTGTCATACAACATGTTGACAGGATCTACCAGTATCAACG GGACTTTCTTCAATTCGACCACCCTTGAAGAATTGTATCTAGATGGTAGTTCTCTCCCATTAAACTTTCTCCATAATATTGGAGTATTGCCTGCTCTTAAAGTTTTGTCTGCCGGTGAATGTGACCTCAATGGCACCCTACTCGCTCAAG GTTTGTGTGGATTGAAGAGTCTAGAGCAGTTATTTCTCTCTGAAAATAATCTAGAGGGTTCACTCCCAGATTGTTTCAAAAACTTGTCATCTCTACAACTATTAGATGTTTCGAGAAATCAATTTACTGGAAATATTGCTTCTAGTCCTCTTACAAACCTCTTATCCCTTGAATTCATCTCACTATCAAATAACcacttccaagttccaatttCAATGAAGCCTTTTATGAACCACTCAAGCCTCAGGTTTTTCTTCAGTGACAACAACAGACTAGTAACGGAACCCATGTCCTTTCATGATTTGATTCCAAAGTTTCAACTAGTCTTTTTCAGCTTGTCAAAAAGTTCATCGGAAGCACTCAATGTAGAAACTCCCAGCTTCCTCTATAACCAACATGACTTAAGAGTCCTTGATCTCTCTCAAAACAGCTTCATTGGAATGTTCCCATCGTGGTTGCTTAAGAACAATACAAGATTGGAGCAACTATTTCTGAATGAGAACTCCTTTTTTGGTGCCTTGCAATTGCAAGATCACCCGAATCCAGATATGACCGCAATAGATATATCGAACAACAACATGCACGgtgaaattccaaaaaatatttgtttgattttttcaaatatgtggACCTTAAGGATGGCTAAGAATGGACTCACAGGTTGTATTCCTTCTTGTTTAGGAAATATTAGCTCTCTAGGAGTTTTAGATTTATCCAACAATCAATTGTCTATGGTAGAACTAGAACAGTTTATAACATTAACGTTTCTCAAGCTTTCAAACAACAATTTAGGTGGGCAATTACCTGCCTCAATGGTCAATTCTTCTAGACTGAATTATCTCTACCTAAGCGACAACAATTTTTGGGGTCAGATATCAGATTTTCCATCACCCATAAGGACAATGTGGCATGTATTGGATTTGAGTAACAATCAATTTTCAAGCATGCTTCCAAGGTGGTTTGTCAATTTGACGCAAATCTTCGCAATTGATTTGTCCAAAAACCATTTTAATGGTCCAATTCCAGTAGAATTTTGTAAGCTTGACGAGCTTACATACTTGGACCTTTCTGAGAACAACTTGTTTGATTCTATACCATCTTGTTTCAATCCCCCACATATAACCTATGTGCATCTATCAAAAAATAGATTGAGTGGTCCATTAACATATGGATTTTATAACAGTTCTTCCCTTGTTACATTGGATCTCCGAGATAACAACTTCACCGGCTCCATCTCAAATTGGATTGGCAATCTTTCATCATTGAGTGTTCTTCTTTTGAGAGCTAATAATTTTGACGGTGAGTTTCTTGTTCAGTTATGCTTGTTAGAACAATTAAGCATTTTGGATGTTTCACAAAATCAGCTCTCTGGTCCACTACCATCATGTTTAGGCAATCTTAGTTTCAAGGAAAGTTATGAGAAAGCATCAGTGGATTTCGGATTTCATTTTGGATCAACACCCATAGAAAAAGCTTATTATGAATTCAACCAAACCAGAGCTCTCTTGGGAAGCAGTTATATACCCATTACTACAGAAGAAGTGATAGAATTTACAGCTAAAAGTATGTATTATGGTTACAAGGGAAAAATTCTCAGCTTCATGTCTGGTATTGATCTCTCCAGCAACAAATTCTCAGGAGCAATCCCACCAGAATTGGGAAACTTAAGTGAGCTATTAGCATTAAACTTGTCACACAACAATCTCACCGGATCTATCCCTGCAACATTCTCAAACTTAAAGCAGATAGAGAGTTTGGATCTTTCTTACAACAACTTGGACGGTGTCATCCCTCATAAACTTTATGAAATAACCACACTAGAAGTTTTTAGTGTGGCACACAATAACTTGTCAGGTGAAACTCCAGAGAGAAAATATCAGTTTGGGACCTTCGATGAAAGCAGTTATGAAGGAAATCCTTTTTTGTGTGGACCTCCATTGCAAAACAATTGTAGTGAAGAAGAATCACCATCACTGCCAATGCCTAATGATGAACAAGAAGATGATGGTTTCATAGACATGAATTTTTTCTACATCAGTTTGGGTGTAGGTTACATAGTTGTGGTGATGGGGATTGCAGCAGTTCTCTACATCAATCCATATTGGCGACGTGGGTGGTTTAACTTCATTGATTACTGCATAGATACTTGTTTCAATTTTCTGCTGGCTAGTTTTTGCAAGGTCTCCAACTTTAGAAGGTAA
- the LOC18096056 gene encoding receptor like protein 21 isoform X1: MMMKKKWVWLLLTLLTSVGEWYGRCCGCLEEERIGLLEIKALIDPNSVQGELSDWMDNKEDIGNCCEWSGIVCDNTTRRVIQLSLMRARDFRLGDWVLNASLFLPFKELQSLDLGETGLVGCSENEGFGTLSSKLRKLRALDLSYNKFYSDSILSCLTGFSSLKSLDLSWNTLTGSANFYGFQNHLAGLNVLSSRLKKLENLHLRGNQYNDSIFSSLIGFSSLKSLDLSYNMLTGSTSINGTFFNSTTLEELYLDGSSLPLNFLHNIGVLPALKVLSAGECDLNGTLLAQGLCGLKSLEQLFLSENNLEGSLPDCFKNLSSLQLLDVSRNQFTGNIASSPLTNLLSLEFISLSNNHFQVPISMKPFMNHSSLRFFFSDNNRLVTEPMSFHDLIPKFQLVFFSLSKSSSEALNVETPSFLYNQHDLRVLDLSQNSFIGMFPSWLLKNNTRLEQLFLNENSFFGALQLQDHPNPDMTAIDISNNNMHGEIPKNICLIFSNMWTLRMAKNGLTGCIPSCLGNISSLGVLDLSNNQLSMVELEQFITLTFLKLSNNNLGGQLPASMVNSSRLNYLYLSDNNFWGQISDFPSPIRTMWHVLDLSNNQFSSMLPRWFVNLTQIFAIDLSKNHFNGPIPVEFCKLDELTYLDLSENNLFDSIPSCFNPPHITYVHLSKNRLSGPLTYGFYNSSSLVTLDLRDNNFTGSISNWIGNLSSLSVLLLRANNFDGEFLVQLCLLEQLSILDVSQNQLSGPLPSCLGNLSFKESYEKASVDFGFHFGSTPIEKAYYEFNQTRALLGSSYIPITTEEVIEFTAKSMYYGYKGKILSFMSGIDLSSNKFSGAIPPELGNLSELLALNLSHNNLTGSIPATFSNLKQIESLDLSYNNLDGVIPHKLYEITTLEVFSVAHNNLSGETPERKYQFGTFDESSYEGNPFLCGPPLQNNCSEEESPSLPMPNDEQEDDGFIDMNFFYISLGVGYIVVVMGIAAVLYINPYWRRGWFNFIDYCIDTCFNFLLASFCKVSNFRR, encoded by the exons atgatgatgaaaaaaaagtgGGTTTGGCTGTTGCTAACATTATTGACTTCGGTTGGCGAATGGTATGGTCGTTGTTGTGGGTGCTTGGAGGAAGAGAGAATTGGTCTCTTGGAGATCAAAGCTTTGATCGATCCAAACAGCGTTCAAGGGGAATTGAGCGACTGGATGGACAACAAAGAGGATATTGGTAATTGCTGTGAGTGGTCTGGGATCGTGTGTGATAACACTACAAGGCGAGTGATCCAACTCTCTCTTATGCGTGCAAGGGATTTCCGCTTGGGCGATTGGGTTCTCAACGCATCTCTGTTTCTGCCTTTTAAAGAATTGCAGAGTCTTGATTTGGGAGAGACTGGATTAGTTGGTTGCTCTGAGAATGAAG GCTTCGGAACCCTATCATCAAAACTGAGGAAACTGCGTGCCCTTGACCTCagttataataaattttatagtgaCAGCATTTTATCATGTTTGACTGGGTTTTCATCTCTCAAGTCTTTAGATTTGTCATGGAATACGTTGACAGGATCGGCTAACTTTTATG GCTTTCAAAATCATCTTGCAGGTCTCAACGTCTTGTCATCAAGGTTGAAGAAACTGGAGAACCTTCACCTGAGAGGGAATCAATACAATGATAGCATTTTTTCATCTCTAATAGGATTTTCATCTCTAAAGTCTTTAGATTTGTCATACAACATGTTGACAGGATCTACCAGTATCAACG GGACTTTCTTCAATTCGACCACCCTTGAAGAATTGTATCTAGATGGTAGTTCTCTCCCATTAAACTTTCTCCATAATATTGGAGTATTGCCTGCTCTTAAAGTTTTGTCTGCCGGTGAATGTGACCTCAATGGCACCCTACTCGCTCAAG GTTTGTGTGGATTGAAGAGTCTAGAGCAGTTATTTCTCTCTGAAAATAATCTAGAGGGTTCACTCCCAGATTGTTTCAAAAACTTGTCATCTCTACAACTATTAGATGTTTCGAGAAATCAATTTACTGGAAATATTGCTTCTAGTCCTCTTACAAACCTCTTATCCCTTGAATTCATCTCACTATCAAATAACcacttccaagttccaatttCAATGAAGCCTTTTATGAACCACTCAAGCCTCAGGTTTTTCTTCAGTGACAACAACAGACTAGTAACGGAACCCATGTCCTTTCATGATTTGATTCCAAAGTTTCAACTAGTCTTTTTCAGCTTGTCAAAAAGTTCATCGGAAGCACTCAATGTAGAAACTCCCAGCTTCCTCTATAACCAACATGACTTAAGAGTCCTTGATCTCTCTCAAAACAGCTTCATTGGAATGTTCCCATCGTGGTTGCTTAAGAACAATACAAGATTGGAGCAACTATTTCTGAATGAGAACTCCTTTTTTGGTGCCTTGCAATTGCAAGATCACCCGAATCCAGATATGACCGCAATAGATATATCGAACAACAACATGCACGgtgaaattccaaaaaatatttgtttgattttttcaaatatgtggACCTTAAGGATGGCTAAGAATGGACTCACAGGTTGTATTCCTTCTTGTTTAGGAAATATTAGCTCTCTAGGAGTTTTAGATTTATCCAACAATCAATTGTCTATGGTAGAACTAGAACAGTTTATAACATTAACGTTTCTCAAGCTTTCAAACAACAATTTAGGTGGGCAATTACCTGCCTCAATGGTCAATTCTTCTAGACTGAATTATCTCTACCTAAGCGACAACAATTTTTGGGGTCAGATATCAGATTTTCCATCACCCATAAGGACAATGTGGCATGTATTGGATTTGAGTAACAATCAATTTTCAAGCATGCTTCCAAGGTGGTTTGTCAATTTGACGCAAATCTTCGCAATTGATTTGTCCAAAAACCATTTTAATGGTCCAATTCCAGTAGAATTTTGTAAGCTTGACGAGCTTACATACTTGGACCTTTCTGAGAACAACTTGTTTGATTCTATACCATCTTGTTTCAATCCCCCACATATAACCTATGTGCATCTATCAAAAAATAGATTGAGTGGTCCATTAACATATGGATTTTATAACAGTTCTTCCCTTGTTACATTGGATCTCCGAGATAACAACTTCACCGGCTCCATCTCAAATTGGATTGGCAATCTTTCATCATTGAGTGTTCTTCTTTTGAGAGCTAATAATTTTGACGGTGAGTTTCTTGTTCAGTTATGCTTGTTAGAACAATTAAGCATTTTGGATGTTTCACAAAATCAGCTCTCTGGTCCACTACCATCATGTTTAGGCAATCTTAGTTTCAAGGAAAGTTATGAGAAAGCATCAGTGGATTTCGGATTTCATTTTGGATCAACACCCATAGAAAAAGCTTATTATGAATTCAACCAAACCAGAGCTCTCTTGGGAAGCAGTTATATACCCATTACTACAGAAGAAGTGATAGAATTTACAGCTAAAAGTATGTATTATGGTTACAAGGGAAAAATTCTCAGCTTCATGTCTGGTATTGATCTCTCCAGCAACAAATTCTCAGGAGCAATCCCACCAGAATTGGGAAACTTAAGTGAGCTATTAGCATTAAACTTGTCACACAACAATCTCACCGGATCTATCCCTGCAACATTCTCAAACTTAAAGCAGATAGAGAGTTTGGATCTTTCTTACAACAACTTGGACGGTGTCATCCCTCATAAACTTTATGAAATAACCACACTAGAAGTTTTTAGTGTGGCACACAATAACTTGTCAGGTGAAACTCCAGAGAGAAAATATCAGTTTGGGACCTTCGATGAAAGCAGTTATGAAGGAAATCCTTTTTTGTGTGGACCTCCATTGCAAAACAATTGTAGTGAAGAAGAATCACCATCACTGCCAATGCCTAATGATGAACAAGAAGATGATGGTTTCATAGACATGAATTTTTTCTACATCAGTTTGGGTGTAGGTTACATAGTTGTGGTGATGGGGATTGCAGCAGTTCTCTACATCAATCCATATTGGCGACGTGGGTGGTTTAACTTCATTGATTACTGCATAGATACTTGTTTCAATTTTCTGCTGGCTAGTTTTTGCAAGGTCTCCAACTTTAGAAGGTAA
- the LOC18096056 gene encoding receptor-like protein 15 isoform X2, producing MMMKKKWVWLLLTLLTSVGEWYGRCCGCLEEERIGLLEIKALIDPNSVQGELSDWMDNKEDIGNCCEWSGIVCDNTTRRVIQLSLMRARDFRLGDWVLNASLFLPFKELQSLDLGETGLVGCSENEGFGTLSSKLRKLRALDLSYNKFYSDSILSCLTGFSSLKSLDLSWNTLTGSANFYGLNVLSSRLKKLENLHLRGNQYNDSIFSSLIGFSSLKSLDLSYNMLTGSTSINGTFFNSTTLEELYLDGSSLPLNFLHNIGVLPALKVLSAGECDLNGTLLAQGLCGLKSLEQLFLSENNLEGSLPDCFKNLSSLQLLDVSRNQFTGNIASSPLTNLLSLEFISLSNNHFQVPISMKPFMNHSSLRFFFSDNNRLVTEPMSFHDLIPKFQLVFFSLSKSSSEALNVETPSFLYNQHDLRVLDLSQNSFIGMFPSWLLKNNTRLEQLFLNENSFFGALQLQDHPNPDMTAIDISNNNMHGEIPKNICLIFSNMWTLRMAKNGLTGCIPSCLGNISSLGVLDLSNNQLSMVELEQFITLTFLKLSNNNLGGQLPASMVNSSRLNYLYLSDNNFWGQISDFPSPIRTMWHVLDLSNNQFSSMLPRWFVNLTQIFAIDLSKNHFNGPIPVEFCKLDELTYLDLSENNLFDSIPSCFNPPHITYVHLSKNRLSGPLTYGFYNSSSLVTLDLRDNNFTGSISNWIGNLSSLSVLLLRANNFDGEFLVQLCLLEQLSILDVSQNQLSGPLPSCLGNLSFKESYEKASVDFGFHFGSTPIEKAYYEFNQTRALLGSSYIPITTEEVIEFTAKSMYYGYKGKILSFMSGIDLSSNKFSGAIPPELGNLSELLALNLSHNNLTGSIPATFSNLKQIESLDLSYNNLDGVIPHKLYEITTLEVFSVAHNNLSGETPERKYQFGTFDESSYEGNPFLCGPPLQNNCSEEESPSLPMPNDEQEDDGFIDMNFFYISLGVGYIVVVMGIAAVLYINPYWRRGWFNFIDYCIDTCFNFLLASFCKVSNFRR from the exons atgatgatgaaaaaaaagtgGGTTTGGCTGTTGCTAACATTATTGACTTCGGTTGGCGAATGGTATGGTCGTTGTTGTGGGTGCTTGGAGGAAGAGAGAATTGGTCTCTTGGAGATCAAAGCTTTGATCGATCCAAACAGCGTTCAAGGGGAATTGAGCGACTGGATGGACAACAAAGAGGATATTGGTAATTGCTGTGAGTGGTCTGGGATCGTGTGTGATAACACTACAAGGCGAGTGATCCAACTCTCTCTTATGCGTGCAAGGGATTTCCGCTTGGGCGATTGGGTTCTCAACGCATCTCTGTTTCTGCCTTTTAAAGAATTGCAGAGTCTTGATTTGGGAGAGACTGGATTAGTTGGTTGCTCTGAGAATGAAG GCTTCGGAACCCTATCATCAAAACTGAGGAAACTGCGTGCCCTTGACCTCagttataataaattttatagtgaCAGCATTTTATCATGTTTGACTGGGTTTTCATCTCTCAAGTCTTTAGATTTGTCATGGAATACGTTGACAGGATCGGCTAACTTTTATG GTCTCAACGTCTTGTCATCAAGGTTGAAGAAACTGGAGAACCTTCACCTGAGAGGGAATCAATACAATGATAGCATTTTTTCATCTCTAATAGGATTTTCATCTCTAAAGTCTTTAGATTTGTCATACAACATGTTGACAGGATCTACCAGTATCAACG GGACTTTCTTCAATTCGACCACCCTTGAAGAATTGTATCTAGATGGTAGTTCTCTCCCATTAAACTTTCTCCATAATATTGGAGTATTGCCTGCTCTTAAAGTTTTGTCTGCCGGTGAATGTGACCTCAATGGCACCCTACTCGCTCAAG GTTTGTGTGGATTGAAGAGTCTAGAGCAGTTATTTCTCTCTGAAAATAATCTAGAGGGTTCACTCCCAGATTGTTTCAAAAACTTGTCATCTCTACAACTATTAGATGTTTCGAGAAATCAATTTACTGGAAATATTGCTTCTAGTCCTCTTACAAACCTCTTATCCCTTGAATTCATCTCACTATCAAATAACcacttccaagttccaatttCAATGAAGCCTTTTATGAACCACTCAAGCCTCAGGTTTTTCTTCAGTGACAACAACAGACTAGTAACGGAACCCATGTCCTTTCATGATTTGATTCCAAAGTTTCAACTAGTCTTTTTCAGCTTGTCAAAAAGTTCATCGGAAGCACTCAATGTAGAAACTCCCAGCTTCCTCTATAACCAACATGACTTAAGAGTCCTTGATCTCTCTCAAAACAGCTTCATTGGAATGTTCCCATCGTGGTTGCTTAAGAACAATACAAGATTGGAGCAACTATTTCTGAATGAGAACTCCTTTTTTGGTGCCTTGCAATTGCAAGATCACCCGAATCCAGATATGACCGCAATAGATATATCGAACAACAACATGCACGgtgaaattccaaaaaatatttgtttgattttttcaaatatgtggACCTTAAGGATGGCTAAGAATGGACTCACAGGTTGTATTCCTTCTTGTTTAGGAAATATTAGCTCTCTAGGAGTTTTAGATTTATCCAACAATCAATTGTCTATGGTAGAACTAGAACAGTTTATAACATTAACGTTTCTCAAGCTTTCAAACAACAATTTAGGTGGGCAATTACCTGCCTCAATGGTCAATTCTTCTAGACTGAATTATCTCTACCTAAGCGACAACAATTTTTGGGGTCAGATATCAGATTTTCCATCACCCATAAGGACAATGTGGCATGTATTGGATTTGAGTAACAATCAATTTTCAAGCATGCTTCCAAGGTGGTTTGTCAATTTGACGCAAATCTTCGCAATTGATTTGTCCAAAAACCATTTTAATGGTCCAATTCCAGTAGAATTTTGTAAGCTTGACGAGCTTACATACTTGGACCTTTCTGAGAACAACTTGTTTGATTCTATACCATCTTGTTTCAATCCCCCACATATAACCTATGTGCATCTATCAAAAAATAGATTGAGTGGTCCATTAACATATGGATTTTATAACAGTTCTTCCCTTGTTACATTGGATCTCCGAGATAACAACTTCACCGGCTCCATCTCAAATTGGATTGGCAATCTTTCATCATTGAGTGTTCTTCTTTTGAGAGCTAATAATTTTGACGGTGAGTTTCTTGTTCAGTTATGCTTGTTAGAACAATTAAGCATTTTGGATGTTTCACAAAATCAGCTCTCTGGTCCACTACCATCATGTTTAGGCAATCTTAGTTTCAAGGAAAGTTATGAGAAAGCATCAGTGGATTTCGGATTTCATTTTGGATCAACACCCATAGAAAAAGCTTATTATGAATTCAACCAAACCAGAGCTCTCTTGGGAAGCAGTTATATACCCATTACTACAGAAGAAGTGATAGAATTTACAGCTAAAAGTATGTATTATGGTTACAAGGGAAAAATTCTCAGCTTCATGTCTGGTATTGATCTCTCCAGCAACAAATTCTCAGGAGCAATCCCACCAGAATTGGGAAACTTAAGTGAGCTATTAGCATTAAACTTGTCACACAACAATCTCACCGGATCTATCCCTGCAACATTCTCAAACTTAAAGCAGATAGAGAGTTTGGATCTTTCTTACAACAACTTGGACGGTGTCATCCCTCATAAACTTTATGAAATAACCACACTAGAAGTTTTTAGTGTGGCACACAATAACTTGTCAGGTGAAACTCCAGAGAGAAAATATCAGTTTGGGACCTTCGATGAAAGCAGTTATGAAGGAAATCCTTTTTTGTGTGGACCTCCATTGCAAAACAATTGTAGTGAAGAAGAATCACCATCACTGCCAATGCCTAATGATGAACAAGAAGATGATGGTTTCATAGACATGAATTTTTTCTACATCAGTTTGGGTGTAGGTTACATAGTTGTGGTGATGGGGATTGCAGCAGTTCTCTACATCAATCCATATTGGCGACGTGGGTGGTTTAACTTCATTGATTACTGCATAGATACTTGTTTCAATTTTCTGCTGGCTAGTTTTTGCAAGGTCTCCAACTTTAGAAGGTAA